From a single Poecilia reticulata strain Guanapo linkage group LG2, Guppy_female_1.0+MT, whole genome shotgun sequence genomic region:
- the serpine3 gene encoding putative serpin E3, translating to MRRLPLASVFVFLWLAERSHCTGSFQDSMRELHNRFAVSFYQTLTEAENRSNLIASPASVSLSLALLQLGARGNTRAQLEGTLGYNVNDAQVRDSLLHAQGDVSNSSQGAWLQQTCTLFVQSGVRLLAEFTQHAAAWVDTSVVRANFSQPGLARGHSEPTGHGYDGSGSLQSGSSSGELSGSGEAQAEAVWWGQRPQVTLVNTVAFRGVWQKQFMFGNTQNLPFVLTDGSAVKVPMMHQAGEVSFGQFRTSSDQRYTVLELPYLGRALSLQVVLPSDRKSPLSSLESQLTAHQLASWESGLRRTKMDIFLPRFRMQNKFSLRSVLPALGVSDAFNPTAADFTGISVEEGLYVSDAVHEVRIEVTEDGTKAAAATAMVLLKRSRAPVFKADRPFLFLLRQVNTGSILFMGRIMNPADQVM from the exons ATGCGTCGTCTGCCTCTGGCCTCCGTCTTCGTGTTCCTCTGGTTGGCCGAGAGGAGCCACTGCACCGGCAGCTTTCAGGACAGCATGCGGGAGCTCCACAACCGCTTCGCCGTCAGCTTCTACCAGACGCTCACCGAGGCGGAGAACCGCTCCAACCTGATCGCGTCCCCAGCGAGCGTGTCCCTGTCCCTGGCCCTGCTGCAGCTCGGCGCCAGGGGCAACACCCGGGCTCAGCTGGAGGGAACGCTGGGATACAACGTGAACG ATGCTCAGGTGCGAGACTCCCTGCTGCACGCCCAGGGCGACGTGAGCAACAGCAGCCAAGGGGCGTGGCTGCAGCAGACCTGCACGCTGTTTGTCCAGAGCGGAGTCCGACTCCTGGCCGAGTTCACGCAGCACGCCGCCGCCTGGGTCGACACCAGCGTGGTGCGAGCCAACTTCAGCCAACCCGGTCTCGCCCGCGGCCACTCGGAGCCAACGGGACACGGCTACG atggGTCGGGGTCTCTCCAGTCAGGAAGCAGCAGCGGGGAGCTGTCCGGCTCCGGCGAAGCCCAGGCAGAAGCCGTTTGGTGGGGACAACGGCCGCAGGTGACGCTGGTCAACACGGTGGCGTTCAGGGGCGTCTGGCAGAAGCAGTTCATGTTCGGCAACACCCAGAACCTGCCCTTCGTCCTGACTGACGGGAGCGCCGTCAAGGTGCCCATGATGCACCAGGCTGGAGAGGTCAGCTTTG GTCAGTTCAGGACATCATCGGACCAGCGCTACACCGTGCTGGAGCTGCCGTACCTGGGCCGCGCCCTGAGCCTGCAGGTGGTCCTGCCCAGCGACAGGAAGAGCCCGCTGTCCTCCCTGGAGTCCCAGCTCACCGCCCACCAGCTGGCTTCCTGGGAGTCCGGCCTGCGGAGGACCAAGATGGACATCTTCCTGCCCAG attcagAATGCAGAACAAGTTCAGCCTGAGGTCAGTGCTTCCTGCTCTGGGTGTCAGTGACGCCTTTAACCCGACGGCAGCCGACTTCACGGGGATATCAG TGGAAGAGGGTCTTTATGTGTCCGATGCCGTCCATGAAGTCAGAATAGAAGTTACAGAAGATGGGACGAAAGCAGCTGCTGCAACAG CAATGGTGCTACTCAAGCGGTCGCGCGCTCCCGTTTTCAAGGCGGACCggccatttttgtttctgcttcgcCAGGTTAACACGG gttcCATCCTGTTTATGGGCAGAATAATGAACCCAGCAGACCAAGTAATGTAA